Proteins co-encoded in one Kineosporia corallincola genomic window:
- a CDS encoding M15 family metallopeptidase produces MATSYNGWRVLTTAPTRFTAGGRSWYAANRDVATVFAYLIGRFDREVESVDAGQLDDWSYAVRPVRGQSTGYSCHASATAIDINALRHPRGSHGTFSMKTKTAVRRILADINRDDQIVRWGEDFSATIDGMHFEIVAGERAVRQAAERIRALQEDDVTPEDRNQIAELAAKKVLAGLRDLLLTDRFIPNEKVTPDEQPHADMTFAGCLSNIELNQDQQTRSDGLRHAEIMTALAKLGAAPAKK; encoded by the coding sequence ATGGCCACCAGCTACAACGGATGGCGAGTCCTCACCACCGCCCCCACCCGCTTCACCGCCGGCGGACGCTCCTGGTACGCCGCCAACCGCGACGTCGCCACCGTCTTCGCCTACCTGATCGGCCGTTTCGACCGCGAAGTCGAGTCCGTCGACGCGGGCCAGCTCGATGACTGGTCCTACGCCGTTCGGCCCGTCCGTGGGCAGAGCACCGGCTACAGCTGCCACGCCTCCGCGACCGCGATCGACATCAACGCGCTTCGGCATCCCCGCGGCTCCCACGGCACCTTCAGCATGAAGACCAAGACCGCGGTCCGGCGCATCCTCGCCGACATCAACCGGGACGATCAGATCGTCCGCTGGGGCGAAGACTTCAGCGCCACCATCGACGGGATGCACTTCGAAATCGTCGCCGGAGAACGCGCCGTCCGACAGGCCGCCGAACGCATCCGAGCCCTCCAGGAGGACGACGTGACCCCCGAAGACCGCAACCAGATCGCCGAACTCGCCGCGAAGAAAGTCCTCGCCGGCCTCCGCGACCTCCTTCTCACCGACCGCTTCATCCCCAACGAGAAGGTCACCCCCGACGAACAGCCCCACGCCGACATGACCTTCGCCGGATGCCTGTCCAACATCGAGCTCAACCAGGACCAGCAAACCCGCTCCGACGGCCTCCGACACGCCGAAATCATGACCGCGCTCGCCAAGCTCGGCGCCGCACCCGCGAAGAAGTAA
- a CDS encoding tyrosine-type recombinase/integrase, with translation MGSIETLYDQAGKARGYLARWRDEAGASQKKTFLLKHGLRKEDARQHVTKMERAKAVDENEGYDTKITVAALIEKYISLRESDLAEASIEAMRRRLRLHIATTPLGRMPARRVRWSHVQAWATRMRTGSSEATVEATLALVSSALNMAIRDQDIKPTYATHKIAIKDDAAEPTPFVPLEVEDVAAILAQMDPRRRIIAEVQAHTGARVQEVLGLLPPGAGEPIEIDLDAKVIRFREQLHRRRRVRIPMKTPQSRRDVVIGDVLVCLLRDYFAEHPTAGQSVAFTDAEGRPWGYDAYSGHLERAARRAGLSASTHDLRHHHASVLIRANVPLLAIARRLGHKGVRQVEVTYGHLLRAVDTVLRSAVDDAWGEARVAGDLDHGSDGVP, from the coding sequence ATGGGCTCCATCGAGACCCTCTACGACCAGGCAGGCAAAGCCCGCGGGTACCTCGCCCGGTGGCGCGATGAGGCCGGCGCGAGCCAGAAAAAGACATTCCTCCTCAAACACGGCCTCCGCAAGGAAGACGCCCGCCAGCATGTGACCAAGATGGAGCGCGCCAAAGCCGTCGACGAAAACGAGGGCTACGACACCAAGATCACCGTCGCGGCCCTCATTGAGAAGTACATCAGCCTCAGGGAATCCGACCTCGCAGAGGCATCCATCGAGGCCATGCGCCGCAGGCTCCGCCTCCACATCGCGACCACCCCACTGGGGAGAATGCCTGCCCGCCGCGTCCGCTGGTCACACGTCCAGGCATGGGCCACTCGGATGCGCACGGGATCGTCCGAGGCCACCGTCGAGGCAACCCTGGCGCTGGTCAGCTCGGCGCTGAACATGGCGATCCGGGACCAGGACATCAAGCCCACGTACGCGACCCACAAGATCGCCATCAAGGATGACGCGGCCGAGCCGACGCCCTTCGTCCCGCTGGAGGTAGAGGACGTCGCGGCGATCCTCGCGCAGATGGATCCACGGCGACGGATCATCGCGGAAGTCCAGGCGCACACAGGGGCCCGGGTCCAGGAGGTACTTGGACTGCTGCCGCCCGGAGCCGGCGAACCGATTGAGATCGATCTGGACGCGAAGGTGATCCGGTTCCGGGAGCAGCTCCATCGGCGGCGGCGGGTGCGTATCCCGATGAAGACGCCTCAGTCGCGCCGCGACGTCGTCATCGGCGACGTCCTGGTCTGCCTGCTGCGTGACTACTTCGCCGAGCACCCGACCGCCGGGCAGAGCGTCGCGTTCACCGATGCGGAGGGCCGGCCGTGGGGCTATGACGCTTACTCGGGGCATCTGGAGCGTGCGGCTCGACGGGCGGGTCTGAGTGCTTCTACGCACGATCTGCGTCATCACCACGCGTCGGTGCTGATCCGGGCGAATGTGCCATTGCTGGCCATTGCGCGGCGGCTTGGGCATAAGGGGGTTCGGCAGGTGGAGGTGACGTACGGGCATCTGCTGCGGGCTGTTGACACGGTCCTGCGGAGCGCGGTGGATGACGCGTGGGGGGAGGCGCGGGTGGCGGGGGATCTAGACCATGGCTCGGATGGTGTGCCTTGA